From Girardinichthys multiradiatus isolate DD_20200921_A chromosome 19, DD_fGirMul_XY1, whole genome shotgun sequence:
CATCACAGTTTAAATACCTCCAGGACATTATCACATCGAGGTTCTCAGTCAAATAGATGGTTGCTGACCATGTCATCTGATTTACCATCTGGCCAGCAAACACCTCTACTTTCTGAGGAACCAAGATAAACTGTGGGAATCTCTGGATATCTGCATGTTTTATGGTAATTTCTCTCCTTCCCAGTTCAGCCATTGGGCCCAGCATGCAGGAGGATGAGGACTATGAGGATGTACCTATAAATAAAACCTGGGTGTTATCACCGAAGGTCTATGAGAGCGACGTGACTTTGATCCTGAATAAACTGCTGCAGGGCTACGACAACAAACTACGGCCTGATATTGGAGGTAAGATAAAACAGAGCTTCTTCCTCTTATCTCAAATGGACATTAAAAGGTCAAAATCAGTATTTCAGCAGTTGTAAACATGTACAATAACATCTTCTGCATTTGAGTAAACACACATTCTCAAAATTCAAAGGGGATTCACTTTCcaatattttcagtttatttctatagatTGTAATGAGTAGTCCTTAGTGGTTACAGTAattcaaaagtatttacatttcAGTAGTCCCTTGTTATTGTGAGTTTGGTTGTTTTAGGACATAAATCTGCAGTATGAAACCACGCCTGTCACTGTGCTCTCTTGTTTTGTTTCAGTGCGGCCAACAGTGATTGAAACAGCAGTTTATGTCAACAGTATTGGACCAGTGGACCCCATCAACATGGTGAGACTGCTTCCTCTGATTTAACAGcagctttttttcatttttatacatGGACTGCTTTAAAAAGTCCTTCTGAAGCATCAGTCTATTAAACATTGTTGCAGATCAAAAACGTTTTTACAGATTGCAGTATTATCTGCAGATACTTCCAGAGAAGCTATCCTTAACTTTTATATCTCATTCAATGAAATTGCGAAGCTCTCCAGAGACTGCATGTCCTACCAGCACATGGCTTGATTATAGGAATTTCCAGGGAAGTGTAAAGGCAATTTTGAAGTTTCTTATTTTCCAAATAGGCTTTTCTTGCTGTTCTCTCTCAGATGCACACCTGCACCCTCATCATACTGTAAAGGTCAGCAACACCGTCCCATGACAATTTTACCACATACATTATTGCACCATGCCCTGTGATGACCTTAGTGCATGTCCAGGTCTATTGGTCTCCTACctattgactgctggagataggcaccagccctccTGTGACCCTGCACGTATAGgcaggtatagacaatgaatggatggattgatgaatTCATGATTAGATCACTGCTTGTTCACTGACAAAGGCATGACTGTATGTCATTCTAGCTCAACGCTACTGGTTTAGAAATCTGGAATAAAAATTACCTTTGGGAGTCGAGATGTTTCAATAAATATCTATTTAGTATTTATTCCTTGCAGGAGCCACTCACCACACAAGAGTGTAAgtaaagtgaataaaaaaacatgcagtcCTCAGGGGAATGGCAGAGAGGCTTAGGTGGGAGTGTCATTTGCAAGCAGCCTACTCTACGATGTCAACTGGCAATAGCATCTCTTCTACAATGACTTTTATATACAATACAGTAAACAAGTAGCAGATAGCAAGAATCAAGGTCTGTTACTACATGGGTCTTAAGGCTATAAACTTGAATGTGGTAGGATGGGGTGACAGACTGATTAGGAGACTCGTCTGCAGCAATGTGAGCTCCATTTACCTTTACCTATTGTCATCAGGTATTGGTCATGACCGAAATGATGGGATCCCAGACACAAGCGGCTGAAAAAGGCTTTCTCTGTGGGTTGGCCTGACTCGGTCTTACAGGAAGGGTGAGCAGCCCTGTCATCTGGGAAAGCTTGGAGTAAAGCTCCTGCTCCTCTACATCAAAAGGTGTCAGTTGAGGTCTCTTTCCAGATAGGTCCCACAGCTGGGAGGATTTATATCCCTTCTTGCCCAGCAATAACTAGGGATTCCTCACAATGAGCTTGACAATGTCACtgaggagagggatgtctgaaTTTCTCTCCTGGACCTGTTGTCCCTGTGAATCAATCTTgcatagatgatggatggaatgacaattttaaaaaaagggtatggaaaaaataaaagagaatgAAGGTGCAGCAGTTCTCTATTCAGGACCTTGACCTAGTAGAACCTAACTTCCAGAACACGATGAGATCAAAGCCTTCCTTCTTTTCCACCCAAAAGGTGAATTAAGCTCTGTATTTATTTGTCCATAGTAAAGAGTAGGCAGTAGGCGGTAGTGTTAAACTCCGGTCCTTAAGAACTGGagtcttttatgttttaaaagtgtCGCTGTTTAaaacacctaaatcaaattagCATTAGCAAGTCTCTGCAGAACGTGAGAAACTAAGCCATTTAAACCAGCTGTCTTAGATCAAGGCTGAGTCCAATACATGACCTTGAGGACTGAAGCTGAACCACTTTGACATACTGGTTGTTGCAAGAGTAGCAGCACAGTGTGATAAGTCAAGCAACCAAAACATCTCTTGGGCAGCTACTAGCATGATATGATCATTAGCGGGGTTGTAGCCTAGGCAGGTTCTTTATCAAACCACGCATATATGCACCAGTCCCACATAATTTAAACATAGTTACTGTGCCTCGCTGGACCCCTAAAAATCCTGGCAAAGACCAGCCAGGctctggctgatgtttttacAGCATAGCAGAATCTTCATCCAGTGTGAGGGATGGGTAAAATACAAGTGAGTAGTGGTGAAAGAAAGTCTGACAATTAGAAGAACAATGTGTGTGTATTGAACTTTAACAAGAATTGGCAAATAGGCACCAGAAAACTGTGTCTGTAGACAATGTTTGCGTTGACTTTCTTGCAGGAGTACACCATTGACATCTTCTTTGCCCAAACGTGGTACGACAGCCGACTGAAGTTCAACAGTTCAATGAAGCTGCTCATGCTCAACAGTAACATGGTAGGCAAAATCTGGATACCTGACACCTTCTTCAGGAATTCCCGAAAATCCGATGCCCACTGGATCACAACTCCCAACCGGCTCCTGAGGCTGTGGAGTAATGGGAGAGTCATGTACACACTAAGGTAAAACACTACAAAGGCCAATATTTCAAACAGATTTTGTTCCCATATTTAATGTTAAACTCTAAAGACATTTGTTGTTTGTGCAGCTTTAGTGTGTGCATATGTGTTTCTCTTTAAAGTAACCCCAGTTTGCCAAGGCATGAtctatttgtctgtttttattggtGTTATTACAGAGACAGTTaaaagaagaaacacaaaagaatGTTGAGACTTGATTTGTTTCTCTGTCACAATTCTGTTTTATCAGGTTGACTATTAATGCGGAGTGTTACCTTAAGCTGCATAACTTTCCAATGGATGAGCACTCGTGTCCCCTGGAGTTTTCGAGCTGTAGGTTGTCAAACGTAACTGTCTCTCATTCTCGAACCCGTCATCTTGACTTCAGCTTCCGTAGTTCTCCCAGAAAAAGGGGCTAGCACAGTGGCGATGCCTGTGTTCATTCTCCTTGCCAAAGAGCCTATCTGCTTGAGGCTGTACCAATCTATCATCTGCTCTACCAGCAGAGGGGAGGTCACCCAGTACCATTTTGCTGACAGACTTAATGAATTCTGCACCCTTTCCCAGTCTGATTCATGCTGTCTGTGTCATCCTTCATTTGTCTCTTGCATTGTGCTTTGCCTCTCATTACTTATTTTGATCTTAATCTTCCACACATCAGTGGAAAATACAAAGACCATTCCACTGAGTTTAAGTCAAATGTCAGGAGCAGTTCAGTCACAGTAAATGTCATCAAATCAGCACGTGTTTGTGATAAACACAAGCCTAAAAAAGCCTTTGGTAACACTTTAAACTTCAGCTGTGTTACAAAATTCTAGCAGTGGGGTAGTGGTTTCTGAATTAGGATCTACTAACAATGTAATATTTAGGTAATATCAAGGCCaattgtttagaaaaaaatgtgaagGATTACAGGGTAAAATTAGAAAAGTAAGGTACACCTAGGAGGGAAACCCGGAACCCAGACCAGAAGGGATAAACATTCCTTTCAATGAGTTCTGTATCCCCTTCCGAACTGCAAAACCTCCAACGGAAGGTGTCCTGATCAGAAACCTAAACCACCTCGGCCAGCTCcttttgatgtggaggagcaggggCTCTACTCCAAGTTCCCAACCAATGATGAAGTTCCTCACACGATGTCCAAGGTGAAATCCAGCCCCCCTACAGAGGAAACAAATTTTAGCTTCTTGGATttaggatcttgttcttttagTTATGATTCACATATTGTGTCGAAAGAGTTAAGGCTGGAACGTAGATGATGCAGTAAATGAAGAGCTTTCTATTCAGCTCCTTTTTTTAAATCGTTTAGGTTTCAATCAGCCAGTATTTAATATAGCATGAAGGAAGatacacattttctttattacggtactgtgcaaacgttttaggcaggtgtgaaaaaaatgctgtaaacaaagaatgttttcagaaatataaatgatgattgtttatttttatcaatttacaaaatgctaagtgagcaaacccaaacatacagccaaagtcattaagaactatcttcagcgtaaagaagaacaagaattactggaagtgatggtatggcccccacagagccctgatctcaacatcaagtgtgtctgggattatacgaagagacagaaggatgtaagaaagcctacatccacagaagagcCGTGGtaagttctccaagatgtttgaaacaacctaccagccgagttccttcaaaaactgtgtgcaagtgtacctagaagaattgatgctgttttggaGGCAAAGGGTGGTAATACCAAATattaatttgatttagatttctcttttgttcattcactgcattttgttgattgttgtaaatgattaacacttccatttttgaaagcattctttgtttacagcattttttcacacctgcctaaaacctttgtACAATACTGTATCTCTTAGGATGAAAATCAGCCACTAATGGTCAAATGGGCTTTTGTTTTATGGAAATGCTggataattataattattgagcCAGTGTGTTATTAGAAAACACTTGTGATTATTTAATGTAAAACCTGTTGACAATCTAATGACGTCTGagtcttttttgtaaaatactttgatGGTTTCATAATACAATCtgataacattttattaaactaaTCTTTTCTTTGTAACTGTTGAGCAAGCTGTAGAGTAAGGTGCAACTAGGAAAATGTTAACTGTCACTTGTGCAAATAAGCCATGATGACTTTGTTTGCAAATCTATTTTCCTTTTATCCTGAAGACTTAAACGTACTGGACATTTCACTGTCATTATCATTCTGAGACTAACTGAATAAGCTGCCTGTTTTGGTATTTCATCACGTCCACTCACTTTGATCTCAGCCTGTCAGTGGAGTTGAGTTGTTACCTGATCTGAAATTAAATCCTATAGGATCACATAAAGAACAACTGCTTTACTATGTTCAACTAAATTAAGTTTTAGCCTTTTTTGGGCtatagaaaaaacaaatctcttgttgttgtattttttaagaGAACTGCCATGCTCTCAAAGTAATAAACAAAATCAAGAATCAAACAATTAACCAAAAGAAATTACACCACTTTGTATTTCTATCTCCTAATGCATACAGCAAGAGGAGCAAATATTTCTACATAGTACCACTGGctttgaataaacattttttaccaCTTTTGCCAACTTTAACAGGGGTTTGactatttacattaaaaaatatcTTGCTTATTTGAAGAAATTTAATGTGACTGAGCAGGTCAGTGACATCTTGAATAATTCCATTTTCTTTGCCTTAACGCTGTTTCCTGTGAAGTACAACCAGTCATAGACTATGTAAAGGAAGGACGTAGCCACTGTTATTTAATGTCCTTTTTCAAATCACCATCTTGATTTGTTTCACTCTATAGTACACCGTTTAATTACATGGCAGAGACATGCCTTTTTGCGCTGGGTTTTCTATCCGGAGTTCTTAAATTTATGGATTATTCCTGATAATACCATAGTAAAAGTTAGGAATCATATTCATTTTAGGGTctgtcttaaaataaattagccATTCACTCAGTGCCCCAGAAGTCAAATGTGCTTACGAGCCTGCTTGCTCTTTTAAAAAGGATTTAAGAGGGAAAGAcaatttattacttttattagataaaaacaacaatgattCCTTTTAAATGTTGCTCTTTAATCCTTTACAGCTACATTATTAGCCACTGGATTAATGTAGAACATCCAACCTTAGTCCATCTCATTAAGAGTTTAGCTCAGTTCTGTAAGTTTTCATTGAAACAGATGTaaacatgatttttaaagcaaactCAGGCGACATTGCAACATTTTGAAAGACATTCACACACAAACCCTTGAAGCATCAACACATCCCACATCCTAAAAGTCGTCATATGTCACCAGTCCCGTGACGTTTAAAAGAAATCGTGCTCTGGTTCCTTGTTCCTTAACACTCCGCTTCTTTTTGGTGTAGCATAGCAAGCTCATCTTACCTAATAGGAGGGCTTAAAATGGTAAACACAAAAGAGGTTTTCTTAAACTTCTCTTGTTTACAGCTGttcttgatttttcttttaggtCAGAAATGGgaatgtcttccccttctctctctgcccatttcctgtttgAATACTGCAAATAAAAACTACTACTgccataaaaactttaaaaaaaaagaaactcattTTTGTAAAGCCTGTTGTGAGGGATAGCTATATGTTTGAGTCACATTAGCTTTACTTTAAGATGCTGTGGCTACATCCATCTTTTATACGCAGTCTATGTGTGAGCTACATTAAACGACATCTGTAGGAACCCGAGAGGTTTTTGTTTAATCTGTTTTGGGGTGTTCTTTAGATGGTTACCCTAAGAACGAGATCACATATCGGTGGCAGAGACGGGCGGTGGAGGTGGCCGACCAGCGTTACTGGAGACTCTACCAGTTTGCTTTTGTAGGGATGAGGAACACCACTGATGAGGCGCACACTCAGTCAGGTAGAGCAGAATCTTCTTATCATCTTCAGTTTTACACAGCTATAGTTTGAAAATCCCTTTGATCTCTATTGTGCTGAATCTGTTTCAGGGGAATATGTCATCATGACAATCTTTTTTGATCTGAGTCGGCGGATGGGCTACTTCACCATCCAGACCTATATTCCCTGCAGCATGATTGTGGTCTTGTCCTGGGTCTCTTTCTGGATTAACAAGGATGCGGTCCCAGCTCGGACCTCTCTAGGTTTGAAATGTTAACAAAAGTTTAACATCTAAGAGTCCAACCTCCTGCCGGACTGAGCTCCTGCCATTTTTTGTCCTTTATGGGCCAATAAAGTAACATGACTGACCAGAAGTGATTGTCAATCAGACTAGGCAAGGGAAGTTTTTTTGTATAGCATCattcatgtataaaataattcaaaatgctTTAAAGTAACCTAAAGTAACATTggtaaagaaaagaaatgacATTATTTATATCAAAAATTTAATAGGCATCCACTATAACAAACAGtaaaatgctaatttaaaaGAATAgctaaggaaataaaaatgaataatgttttattttatgggaACCAAACGTTCCTGAAAATCCCATGTTAG
This genomic window contains:
- the gabrg1 gene encoding gamma-aminobutyric acid receptor subunit gamma-1 isoform X2; this encodes MKPLLLTTLRDRAMIPWLLFALLGLCSAIGPSMQEDEDYEDVPINKTWVLSPKVYESDVTLILNKLLQGYDNKLRPDIGVRPTVIETAVYVNSIGPVDPINMEYTIDIFFAQTWYDSRLKFNSSMKLLMLNSNMVGKIWIPDTFFRNSRKSDAHWITTPNRLLRLWSNGRVMYTLRLTINAECYLKLHNFPMDEHSCPLEFSSYGYPKNEITYRWQRRAVEVADQRYWRLYQFAFVGMRNTTDEAHTQSGEYVIMTIFFDLSRRMGYFTIQTYIPCSMIVVLSWVSFWINKDAVPARTSLGITTVLTMTTLSTISRKSLPKVSYITAMDLFVSVCFIFTFAALMEYGTLHYFTSNRQTKKTKTSNSAQQKVPSMVNIRPGASLLQMNNIVPYQDDDDYAYDCLDGKDCASFFCCFDDCRSGAWRENRMHVRVSKIDSYSRIFFPTAFGLFNLVYWIAYLYL
- the gabrg1 gene encoding gamma-aminobutyric acid receptor subunit gamma-1 isoform X3; its protein translation is MKPLLLTTLRDRAMIPWLLFALLGLCSAIGPSMQEDEDYEDVPINKTWVLSPKVYESDVTLILNKLLQGYDNKLRPDIGVRPTVIETAVYVNSIGPVDPINMEYTIDIFFAQTWYDSRLKFNSSMKLLMLNSNMVGKIWIPDTFFRNSRKSDAHWITTPNRLLRLWSNGRVMYTLRLTINAECYLKLHNFPMDEHSCPLEFSSYGYPKNEITYRWQRRAVEVADQRYWRLYQFAFVGMRNTTDEAHTQSGEYVIMTIFFDLSRRMGYFTIQTYIPCSMIVVLSWVSFWINKDAVPARTSLGITTVLTMTTLSTISRKSLPKVSYITAMDLFVSVCFIFTFAALMEYGTLHYFTSNRQTKKTKTSNSAQKVPSMVNIRPGASLLQMNNIVPYQDDDDYAYDCLDGKDCASFFCCFDDCRSGAWRENRMHVRVSKIDSYSRIFFPTAFGLFNLVYWIAYLYL
- the gabrg1 gene encoding gamma-aminobutyric acid receptor subunit gamma-1 isoform X1, which gives rise to MKPLLLTTLRDRAMIPWLLFALLGLCSAIGPSMQEDEDYEDVPINKTWVLSPKVYESDVTLILNKLLQGYDNKLRPDIGVRPTVIETAVYVNSIGPVDPINMEYTIDIFFAQTWYDSRLKFNSSMKLLMLNSNMVGKIWIPDTFFRNSRKSDAHWITTPNRLLRLWSNGRVMYTLRLTINAECYLKLHNFPMDEHSCPLEFSSYGYPKNEITYRWQRRAVEVADQRYWRLYQFAFVGMRNTTDEAHTQSGEYVIMTIFFDLSRRMGYFTIQTYIPCSMIVVLSWVSFWINKDAVPARTSLGITTVLTMTTLSTISRKSLPKVSYITAMDLFVSVCFIFTFAALMEYGTLHYFTSNRQTKKTKTSNSAQVQTDLLSFLLCLFVIRAAKVTGVSLQQKVPSMVNIRPGASLLQMNNIVPYQDDDDYAYDCLDGKDCASFFCCFDDCRSGAWRENRMHVRVSKIDSYSRIFFPTAFGLFNLVYWIAYLYL